In a genomic window of Trichoderma atroviride chromosome 4, complete sequence:
- a CDS encoding uncharacterized protein (TransMembrane:2 (o30-51i111-130o)) → MLGDNKNDTCNGEDYIRPASKTVRDLEVQLVLSLILGIGAFIAFCILRPRWPTLYAARKRRLDPTIGLPPLTDSFFGWIPRLYKVTEEQILASAGLDAFVFLTFFKMATRIFAIMTFFAFVVLWPINYSYRNFQPLLGGNPPD, encoded by the exons ATGCTCGGGGACAATAAAAACGACACGTGCAACGGCGAGGATTACATCCGGCCGGCGTCCAAGACGGTGCGCGATCTCGAGGTGCAGCTGGTGCTGTCGCTGATTCTGGGCATTGGGGCCTTTATCGCGTTCTGT ATTCTGCGCCCGCGATGGCCGACGCTCTATGCTGCGCGCAAGAGGCGCCTTGATCCCACGATTGGCCTGCCGCCGCTGACCGACTCTTTCTTTGGATGGATCCCCAGGCTGTACAAGGTGACGGAGGAGCAGATTCTGGCGTCGGCTGGCCTCGATGCGTTTGTG TTCCTGACCTTCTTCAAAATGGCCACTCGCATCTTCGCCATCATGACCTTCTTTGCCTTCGTCGTGCTGTGGCCAATCAACTACAGCTACCGCAACTTCCAGCCCCTGCTGGGAGGCAACCCCCCCGACTGA